The proteins below come from a single Brevundimonas sp. LM2 genomic window:
- a CDS encoding SDR family NAD(P)-dependent oxidoreductase, which produces MTFSSNQQPASTAHSTSRRQLLRLGAAGAAASLAAGCALPGAAQPADRESQAWAAANIPDQTGRRVLITGGNGYPREGRSGLGYQAALALVRKGADVTIASRDATKGAAALRLIRGEVPGARIRFDALDLTDLSQVKAYAMRWRGSGERLDLLINNAGVMGRRARETTRSGHERVFATNVMGPFVLTAGLMPILRAGRAPRVAWVASGRIGPLALDDLQFEQDYDYAQAYDRSKLGVLLVAQELQRRSQAAGWGVASMACHPGVARTFLVPDGPGMESAEGLRQRALPILFGPAARGALSLLYAGASSSARGGRYYGPAGLVAGSPEDVDVPPLARNETEANRLWDALQSLGDTDFS; this is translated from the coding sequence ATGACTTTCTCATCAAACCAGCAGCCGGCATCGACGGCTCACAGTACTTCACGACGCCAACTTCTGCGGTTGGGCGCCGCTGGGGCCGCCGCCAGCCTCGCGGCCGGTTGCGCTCTTCCAGGCGCGGCGCAGCCTGCTGATCGTGAATCCCAGGCGTGGGCGGCCGCCAACATTCCTGACCAGACGGGTCGGCGTGTGCTGATCACCGGGGGCAACGGCTACCCGCGCGAGGGCCGCAGCGGCCTGGGCTATCAGGCTGCCCTGGCCCTTGTCCGAAAGGGTGCCGATGTCACTATCGCATCGCGCGATGCGACCAAGGGTGCCGCGGCCCTGCGGCTCATACGCGGTGAGGTCCCCGGCGCACGGATCCGCTTCGACGCCCTCGACCTGACGGATCTTTCACAGGTCAAGGCTTACGCGATGCGGTGGAGGGGGTCGGGCGAGCGCCTGGATCTCCTGATCAACAACGCCGGCGTCATGGGTCGACGTGCCCGGGAGACAACCCGCAGCGGCCATGAGCGGGTCTTCGCGACCAACGTCATGGGGCCCTTCGTCCTGACCGCGGGGCTCATGCCAATCCTGCGGGCGGGACGAGCGCCACGCGTCGCCTGGGTCGCCAGCGGCAGGATCGGCCCCCTTGCGCTGGACGATCTGCAGTTCGAGCAGGACTATGATTACGCGCAGGCCTACGACCGCTCCAAGCTGGGAGTGCTCCTGGTGGCGCAGGAGCTGCAGCGTCGCAGTCAGGCCGCGGGATGGGGCGTCGCCAGCATGGCGTGTCACCCCGGCGTAGCCCGGACGTTCCTCGTGCCGGACGGCCCCGGCATGGAGAGTGCGGAAGGCCTCCGCCAGCGTGCTCTACCGATCCTGTTCGGCCCCGCCGCGCGTGGCGCCCTGTCCCTGCTCTACGCGGGAGCCTCTTCGAGCGCTCGAGGCGGAAGATATTATGGCCCTGCAGGGCTTGTCGCGGGATCGCCGGAAGACGTCGACGTCCCACCCCTGGCTCGCAACGAAACCGAAGCCAATCGCCTATGGGACGCCCTTCAGAGCCTCGGCGATACAGACTTCAGCTGA
- a CDS encoding Crp/Fnr family transcriptional regulator, whose translation MHSTFNSYTLGLMDLLPPDAREALIAAGESVKLKAGQVVQSRGDRQADLGIILSGKLRMMTLGVDGSVMLTSILGPGQQFNEVTLFANAARTHDAEAVGDAVVLTLTASEYEGVVLRHPVIVEAMLKSNVHRVHQLVEALNDLRALPKSVVLARVLLKNARHVADDRQANSVDLAITQEDIAMFLGVTRSYLNKTLGQLCDLDLIELSYRKVRVLDLAALERWINKQLTYATVEDA comes from the coding sequence ATGCATTCGACCTTCAACAGCTACACTCTAGGCTTGATGGATCTTCTGCCTCCGGACGCTCGCGAGGCGCTGATCGCCGCCGGCGAATCCGTGAAGCTGAAGGCCGGCCAGGTCGTCCAGAGCCGCGGCGATCGGCAGGCTGACCTCGGGATTATCCTTTCCGGCAAGCTGAGAATGATGACGCTGGGCGTGGACGGCTCCGTGATGCTGACGTCAATCCTTGGCCCCGGCCAGCAGTTCAACGAGGTCACCCTGTTCGCAAACGCGGCGCGGACCCATGATGCCGAGGCCGTCGGGGACGCCGTGGTCCTGACTCTGACAGCCTCGGAATACGAAGGCGTGGTCCTCCGCCACCCCGTCATTGTCGAGGCGATGCTGAAAAGCAATGTTCACAGGGTCCATCAACTGGTCGAAGCCCTGAACGACCTCCGCGCCCTCCCCAAATCGGTCGTCCTCGCGCGCGTGCTGCTGAAGAACGCGCGCCACGTCGCGGACGACCGGCAGGCGAACAGCGTCGATCTGGCCATCACCCAGGAGGACATCGCCATGTTCCTCGGCGTCACGCGCTCCTACCTGAACAAGACCCTCGGTCAGCTCTGCGATCTGGACCTGATCGAGCTCTCCTATCGCAAGGTCCGGGTTCTGGATCTCGCGGCGCTCGAACGCTGGATCAACAAGCAACTGACCTATGCAACGGTCGAGGACGCCTGA
- a CDS encoding AraC family transcriptional regulator, whose translation MSDPVLTPEDPALPMTYPGFVFRVLRSEGHEAQALLSGTGLDPAQLVDPNFRCGFSPLRLLLLNAIEQTGDPHLGIRLAKRFEPTYIGLPAYAAMNAANFSDALTVLKRFFFLAFPAVEFDFDDGPFEQAGERAVCLRPKFPFDDIEYFARISALIACDGLFRGILRMDRVVVRAETVIEEPLGWLTVDSQIEFPVRFGADADRLIFAAEHLHRPLPAHDPVNHKRLTALCEVFAREAAIQARAVGQVLAYLERDKTLAASLSEVAQSLGYSERSLRRQLERAGTSYRKLIDQARAQRARMLLGSTDQPIQTIAFDLGFDTASNFARSFKRWTGATPKAFREGLKAPQHAGRN comes from the coding sequence ATGTCCGATCCCGTGCTCACGCCCGAAGACCCCGCGCTGCCGATGACCTATCCGGGCTTCGTCTTTCGCGTGCTGCGCAGCGAGGGCCATGAGGCGCAGGCGCTGTTGTCAGGGACGGGTTTGGACCCGGCGCAACTGGTCGATCCGAACTTCCGATGCGGGTTCTCGCCGCTTCGCCTTTTGCTGCTGAACGCGATCGAACAGACGGGCGACCCCCACCTCGGCATCCGGCTGGCAAAGCGGTTCGAGCCGACCTACATCGGCCTGCCTGCCTACGCCGCGATGAATGCGGCGAATTTCAGCGACGCTCTGACGGTCCTCAAACGGTTCTTCTTTCTGGCTTTCCCGGCCGTGGAGTTCGACTTCGACGATGGGCCGTTCGAACAAGCCGGTGAACGCGCGGTTTGCCTCCGCCCGAAATTTCCCTTCGACGATATCGAGTACTTCGCCCGCATCAGCGCCCTGATCGCCTGTGACGGTCTGTTCAGGGGCATATTGCGGATGGATCGAGTCGTCGTGAGAGCGGAGACGGTGATCGAGGAACCGCTCGGGTGGTTGACGGTCGACAGTCAGATCGAGTTCCCCGTTCGCTTCGGAGCCGATGCGGATCGGCTGATCTTTGCCGCCGAGCACCTGCACCGCCCCTTGCCCGCGCACGACCCCGTCAACCACAAGCGCCTCACGGCCCTGTGCGAGGTCTTCGCCCGCGAGGCGGCGATCCAGGCCAGGGCGGTCGGTCAGGTCCTGGCCTATCTCGAGCGGGACAAGACGCTCGCCGCGTCGCTTTCCGAAGTCGCCCAGTCGCTGGGCTACTCCGAACGCAGCCTGCGCCGTCAGCTCGAGCGAGCCGGCACATCCTACCGCAAGCTGATCGACCAGGCGCGCGCCCAGCGCGCCCGCATGCTGTTGGGTTCGACGGATCAACCGATCCAGACCATCGCCTTCGATCTGGGTTTCGACACGGCGTCGAACTTCGCGCGCAGCTTCAAGCGCTGGACCGGGGCCACGCCCAAGGCCTTTCGCGAGGGCTTAAAAGCCCCGCAGCATGCTGGCCGGAACTGA